Genomic DNA from Actinopolymorpha sp. NPDC004070:
GCGCCGCGTGGCCGCGACGAAGGGGAGGATCCGTGACGAGGAGACCCATCGCAGCTGGCGGCGCCGCAAGCCCACCACCACCCCCGCCGACAGGCACAACCGCTACCTCCGCGACAACGAAGCTGCCGGATACATCACTAGCAGCCTGGGCGCGGCGCTTACCAAGGCCGACAGGAGACCGCTCGCTGACTGGACTTTGCAGGACAAGCGTTACCTGACCCAGTACGTGCTGATGTTCTTCGACGGGGAGCGGCCCGACCTGTGGGAAGTAGTGTCCGAGCGCGTGAGCATGGGGGGCGGGATGCACCCTGGCGCGGCCGGCCGCCGCTGGTGCCAGGACGTGTGCGCGACCGCGTGGCGGCTGTGGATGGACTCCTACGGCGCCGAACGTGGCGAGCAGCGCCTCAAGGAAATGCCAGGCCTGAAGCAGTAACTCAACCGCCCGGCCGTGGCCACTGCGCGGGAACCAACCGAGAAAGCGAGACCCAAACCCATGACCGAAACCCCGTGGCGTATCGCCTACGACCTCGTGCTGCCGTTCGGCTGCGAGACCCGCCCGTACGGGATGGAACGACGCGGCGTCATTCACGTCCGAGCGTACGAAGCTGAGGGCGAGACCCCCATCGTCATTATCGGCGAGTTCGCTGACCACCCGCCCATGCAGAGCAACTGGCAGGCGTCGACGTCGTACGCGGCTTCGGTGCAGAGCTACCTGTACCCCGAGGGACGGGACCTACGGTACGTCCTGTACGTGACCACCTCCGTCAACGGTGAACGCAACCAGGCCAGGTTCCAGGAGCTGAAGGTGGATGAGCGTTCCCTCCAGTTCTCCCGCAGCGTGAAGGACTGGGCGCTGCGCCGACCCCACCCCATCTGGCCCTACGACAGGGCGCCAGACATGCCGCCCCCGGCCGGGCCCGCGCCTGGCGGCGTTCCGCACACCAGCCTGTACGCGCCGCTCGACCACATCAACGAGTTGCTGCCGTGGAAGATTGAGCACATGTCGTTCACGGGCGGCGGTGAACGTGCACTGCGATGGCCGGAGGGTCAAGAGGATGCGCTGGGTGAGTACTACCCGACGATCGTGAAGGTGACCAAGTCTGCCCGCGTCTGCATCCCCGACCTGCTCGGCGACACCGAGATCCACGTGTGGCCGACCGACCTCTACACGTCTGAGCGGATCGGTGGCCCGGAAGCGGCCGCGCTCATGGGCACCGAAGTGAGCTGGCTCCGCCCGGATACCAACGTGGCTCCAGAGCCCGCGACGTAACGACTCGCCGCCCCTAGACACGGGGCATGTCGAACCGCCTCGCTGTAGTACCGGACTGCCCCTCCCGCCCCGCGCCACCATCCCGGACCTGATCAGCATGTCGGCCTACCGCGTGCGACGGACCGGGGTCGCTGAGGAATCTCCGCGATACATGCTCTACCTACCTGACGTGTTCGACTGCCACATCTGGGTGGACGGCATAGGTCGGCGAGGGGGGCCGGCCGGGGCCGGTGCGGGACGGGACGGGAAGGCGGCGGAGGTAGGCGTGCTGCTCGAGTAGGTCGATGACCGGATCGAGGTCTCCGGTCTTCTTGAACCGGGACCGCGGTAGGCCTGTGAAGAGGTCGCGCTTGGTGATGCGCTCGGGCTTGTGACGGCGTAGCCAGTCGAGGACGGTGCGGGCGTCTTCGAGGAGTGGGTCGGCGCCCATGGCGTCGAAAGCTGCGAGGGCGTGGTCGGCGTAGTAACGACCAAGTTCTGCTGCGCGGTGCATGGTGTTGGCGGTGATGGGTTGCTGCCAGCCGTCGTGGAGGTGGTCGGCGAGGTGGATGAGGCCGGCGAGGCGGATGACGGCGCCGACGTACTTGCTGCCCCAGTCGACAACGTTGGCCCAGGCGGCGCTGGGCGCGAGTTTGGGTTCGACGTCGGCTTCTAACTCCAGCACGGCTTGGCTGGCGGTGTCGCAGAGCGGTATGGCGGCAGTCTCCCGCTGTGCGGCGAGGGAGACGACGAGAGCCTGGAGCTGCACGTCGTAGGCAGCTGCGACCTGGTCGGGTACGGGTGCTGTTCCGATGCGGCGGCGGCCGACGGTGTTCTCTGGGACGGAGTAGAGGATGCGAGCAAGAAGTCCGCGGCCGCGGAAGCCGGGCATGCCGGCGATGTCGCGGAGGATCTCGGGCTGGATGGCGAGACCGAGGGTGAGGGCGGGCTTGTCGACGAGCTCGGGCGGTCGACCACGTCGGTGGACCCGGAGCATGGTGCCGGCGTGGCCCTTGAGGAAGACCTCGAGGTTCGGCACGCCGGAGTAGCGGCCGGCGAGGGTGGCGAAGATGCCTCCCTCGTCGGAGAGGACGGCGATGCGTCCGCCCTGTTCGGCGAGCAGCCCGGCGGCGGCCTCTGCGGTCACGTCGTCGGCGACCAGAGTTGGTATGACCGGGACCTCGATCGTCTGGGCGGTCATCGCTGCGTCGCTGGCCTCGGCAAGCGCGTCCGCACGGCTTGGCCCCTCAGCTCGAGCTGCGGTGGCGGCGGCACGTTCGGCGACCTTTGCGGGCGGTGGCGGCGGCGAGTTCTGCTTCCACGATCTGGGGGCGGATCCGCTCCCCCAGCGCCCGCTCGGCTCGCAGGAGGGGCTCGGGCATGGCGGTGAACACTGGTGACTTCCGCGCACCTGGCGGCAGGGCGACGACCGTGAAGATGTTGACCGGCTCCCGCCACGAGCCGCGTACAACGACCTCGCACTTTCCGCCCGCCGCGGTGGACAACGCGGCCAGCGCCACGCAGCCGGCCAGGTCGGGCGGGGTCTGGGTGAACTCTGCGACTGCGGCCACCTGGTCGGCCACCCAGCCGGGCAGCACTTCGACGGGAAACGGCGGCAATCGACGGAGTCCGGATAGTGGGATCGGCGGCTCCCACGGCTCGTCGACGCCTGTGGCCGCCTGGTGGTCGTCGATGGCGTTGCGGGCGTCGAGTCGGTCGAGGATGCGGTCCGCGGAGACGGCCCGCCGCGTACCGGGCGGGCTAACGCGGGCACCTTCCCCGGAACGCCTGCGGCACGGGGTTTGCGTTCACCGCTTCGTAGGCCGGACTGGATCGTCGCAGCCGCCTCCCGAGGTGGTTGGCCGACGGCTTCTCCGGCGACCTGGAGGGCCTGTTCCACCAGGTCGCGGGGCAGCACACCGGCGCCGACGAGCTGACCGAGGGCGAAGGCGGCCTCGTTGAGAGTCGAGTTGTGGGTGTGCGGAGGGGAGTCGAGGACGCGCTGGACCTCGCCGCGCAGTGCCGCAATGGCGTAGCCGCCGGCGTGGTCCTGGCCCAGCTGGGTCAGCAAGCTCCCGGCGGTCATTGACACTGGTTGCGGGTCCGCTGGGGCGAGCCGTTGGGCGAGCCAGCCGGGCAGAGGTACGGCCGGCGCATCGTGGACCACGTCATAGGTTCGGTCGTCCACCGAGCTGCCGGCGGCGACGACGTAGCCGCCGCGGCCGCGGGTGTCGACGAGCCACCCGAGCCGGCCCGCGCTGTTACCCAAGACCTCGCCGGGTGGCGTTGTGAAGTACAGGTGCAGGCCCCCTCGCCCGGTCCGCACGGTGTAGGTGTCTACGGGCAGGGGCTGGCCGGCGCCGGTGGTGAGTTCGGCGAGTACGTCGGCGCCGTCGGTGACCCCGGGCAGCGTCCACTCCGCCGGCGGGGTGTCGCCGGGTTTGGGGGTGTCGAGGTCGACGACCACCAGGCCGGAGGACCCGCAGGCGATGCCGATGTTTTTTCTGGAGTTGTGGGCCCACCATTGACGGATCTTTTGCGGGTTGGTGGTGGCTTGCTGCTCCCACCGTTTGATGACTGGTGCCTTGGCGTTGGGGAAGAGCGGGAAGATGTGCCAGCCTCGTTCGGCTGCCGCGAGAGCGGCGGTGAGGAAGGGGGTGTTCATGTCAGCTCCTTCCGGTCGGTGGTCGCCTGGGACAGCGGTGAGGAATCGGCTGATGGGTCGGGCCGCCGGATAACCGGCGTGGCGAGGTCGGTGACGCCGCGCTTGTCGCCGTGCCGGGACCGGTCGAGGGTGGCCAGTTTGTTTCTGGCCGCTTCGAGGCTGGTGTGGAGTCCTTGAGCTTCGCCGTGCCAGCCGTTCATCCGCGCTTCGGCGATCCGGTCGGTGAGATTGCGGATGATCTCGACGAGGCGGCCGCGTTGCTTGGGGTCGAGCCGCAGCATGGGACAGCGGATACATGCGTGCTCGTGCTGGCAAGGCGTCCCATAGGGACGGCCACACGTTCCAAGCTCGAGTTTCCGCAGCTCGAAGTGCTGCTGGAACTCCCGCCACTCTTCATTGGTTGGTTCTCGATACTCAGCTGGTGGACGCACGGCTCGGCGGGCGTCAAGGAATCCCCGGTAGGTGCGGATGAGGTCGTCTTGGAAGACAGCGAGGTAGGCCTGTGTGGTGGACAGACTGTGGTGGCCGAGCAGGCGGGCAGCGATGTGGACGGGAAGGCCACCGGTCACCGCCTCGGTGGTGAAGATGCGCCGAAAATCATGCGCGGTGAAGTTCAGCGGTTGTCCCGCGGCGTCGCGAAGGCCGGTAAGGGCAACGGTGCTGTTGAGCAGCCTGTGGACGGTGTTGTAGCTGATCACTTGTGACCGCCGCCGGACCCGGCGTTGGAACAGGTGCGGCAGCGCCGGCCCCGTGAGGCGTTCGTGGCCGTCGTAGCGGGACACCAAAGGAACGGTGCCCCCGTTGTGCCGACGGAGCCGAGTGATGATGGTGGCGAACACGCTGGCCAACTCGGGGCTGATCAGCAGCAGCCGTTCCTCGTTGCTCTTGGATGGCACGACCTGGAGCAGCGGCACCAGTTCGGCGGTATCGGGGAGATGGTAGGAGACCAACGCCAGGTGGGTGACCTCCAGCAGTTCCTCGATCCGGACACCGGTGTGTCGCAGCGTCTCGATGATTGCCCAACTCCAGAACGCCTCGTCCTCGGCCCGGGAGAGGTCGAGTGTGTCCCCCGAGGAGGTCTCCTCCACCACGACCTGGCCTGGCTTGCCGCAATCGCCGCTCGTGGTGTCTGCGGCGCTATCGAGGACCCGGTAGCGCCGACCGCTGTGCTCGAAGACGCCACCGGCGGGCATCTTGGTAGCCGCCTGGAGAAGGTCCCGCTGATCGGCGCGGTGTCGTTCGGCTGTCTCAACCAGGATCGGGACCTGTGGAAGCCGTTCACGAATGCGCTGGTGCATCTGCGCTGAGACCTGCTGCCTGGCTTTGACGATCCCTCCGGTATCGCCTCGGCGGACAGGGCTGGGAGCAGCCCACATGGCCCAGGACGGGTCCGCGTGCGCCCACTCCTGAATGTCGAGGTAGAACGCTCGCACCACGGTCAACACCTCCAGCCGGCTCCGACGGGCACGAGTGGAGCCGTTGCTGGTGGTGACGACGTGCAGCCGTTCCTTCCACGCCTGCGCGACCGGCTCGGGCAGCCGCAGGTCGTCGATCCCCGGATGGTGCTGCTCGATATCGGCCCAGAACGTGCCGGCCAGAGAGCCGGCGAGGCCGCGCAGGGAGTTGTAGTCCATGCCTGGCCGCCGTTCCTCCAGATAGCGGACCAGCACGTCCCGTACGGACCGAGACCGGATGCGGTAGAAGTCGACGAGATCAGAGGTGGACTGCTGACCGGTTCGCATCGAATCCCGCAGCGAGGTGTCCTTGCCGAACACTCCGACGCCGGCCAGCAGGTCCCACGCTACGTGCAGACCTTTGATCCTCTTGTGGCGTGATCCCCAGGCCTGGCACTCGGCGAAGTCGTCGCTGGTGACGCCGTCCAGATCCCTGCCCGTGTGCAAAGTGATCTTGACCAGCGCCCGGCGTGCCAGTCCGAGGTCGCGGTCGGAGACTTTCGCCGCGTTCGCCACGTCAGCGAACTGGGTGAACAGGTCGGGGCTGATGATCTTCGGTGTCAGCTCGAAGACGACGAAGGCCTTGTAGTGGCTGAAGAAGTCGTATCCAGGTTGCAGCACCCGAGCCAGGAACAGCCAGTTCAAGCCCGCGCCCAGCTCAGCCCGGTTGATCTGGCCCGAGCGGGGATCCGCGACCGCCAGGTCATCCATCCAGTCGAGACCATGGTCGCCGCGTGCGGCCATCCAGCGCTGTTGCCAACCCTCACCGGGATGGGTCGCTAACCACTCCAACACCCGCTCGGCTCCGCGCAGCCTCCGCCCGCGAGGTGCACCCAGATCCGACCTGGACCACCCCGGGACACAGGTCAGCAGCTGGAGCACCTCGGCGAATCCCAAGCGATCCGCCCGACCCGGAGGCTGCACCGAACACCGGCCACCGCCCTGCGCCACCTCCGGCCCACCGGTCGTGAGCGTCGTTGGCGTGATGGTCGTTGTGGAGGTCACCGGGGACCACCTCGCCCGAACAGCACCGCCAGATCGGCCTCGTCATAGCCGACTCCGGCGGTCGGAGGTGGGGTCTCAGCCCGCTCCTGCCGGGCAGCGAGATGTCGGTGAACCCGGGCGACCACCTGCGCGTCGTCCTCGACCAGGTAGACGTCGGCCGTCGTGCTCAGATGGGCATGGCCCAGGATGGTCTGCACGTCGCGCATCGACAGGTTCTCGTCCCTGCTCATCCGCACCGCGGCGGTGTGGCGCAAGTCGTGCATCGAGTAGTTCGTGCCCAGCAGGCTGTTCAGCCGGCGGAACACCGCACGTAACGCCTCGTAGTTCATCGGCTGGCGCACCAGCCCGTCGCCGCGGTCGCGGCGGCGCAGCGTCCACCAGATCGGATCGTTCGGCTCCAGCGATCCCAGCTCACCCAGATACAGCCGCAGCCAGACGAACGCCTCACTACTGGCCGGCAGCCACTGCATGACACCGGAGCCCTTCCGGCTCACCTGCACCAGCTGGTTGCCCCACTCCACGTCCACGCCCCGGATGCCGAGCAACTCGCTCGCGCGGGCACCGTTGCTGACCGCCAGCGCGGCGATCGCGCGATCCCGATCCGAACCCAACCCAGCGAACAGGTCCTCCCACCGCTCATCTGGAATCGCCCGCGGCCGGCGACGGGGCACCTTCGGGTTGTAACGAAGCCGGCCCTCCGCCCTGTAGGGCTTCAGCGGGTCGTGATGCGCATTCGCACGAGAGCCCATTCGCCCCCTTGGCACCGGGTTGACCAAAGGCCCCTCGCCGAGTTCGATCCAGTACTCGTAGAACCCGCGCAGAACCGCGTTGCTGTGCCGAACCGTCCTCGGCTCGTACCCATCGCCCAGGTACCGCTTCCCGGTGATCGCGTTCACGGTGCCCGTGGTCCCCAGCGACGCTGTCCGAGCCGAAGCTCGAGGCTTGCGCGACTGACCCAGCCAGACCACGAAGTCCCTGACCTCGCCAGCAGTGGCCTGATCCCACGGCACCCTGACCACATGCAGCCACCGCCACCACCGCAACAACGCGTAGACGTAGCTACGAACACTTCCCGACCGGTTCCCCCGAGCCACAAGATCCCGTAGGAAGTGTGCGATCGGCTCCACCGTTCGACCGTCCGGACCCACCACTGCCCACGGCACAACACCCCCGGCCGGCACAACACGACCCCACCGCGGCAGCACAACCGAGCCGACATCACCTCCGCCGCCCTCACCAAGACGATTCATACGACCTCCTCGTCCAGAGATCGCAGAAGTCTCCGCGACCAACCCACCGTCAAGCAGTCCCCACGCCGGACAGTCGTCCGGTAATCCGGTCAACAGGTTGTAGGCGGCGTGGTTCCAGCAGCGGCGGATGCGCTCGTGGTTGGTGGTGGCGCGGCCTTCCCAGTCCGATGCCAGGGCTGGACGCTTCTGGCGCGGTCGGAGGGGGAAGACGTGCCAGCCGCGCCGGGCGTGGTCGAGGGCAGCGTGCAGCAGCTGCGTGTTCGCTGGTCGGATAGTTGTCACGCTCACTCCCAGGTGAGTGCTCGGTAGGTTAGGCGGCGGCGATGCCCCAGGGCACCTGGACGAGTTCGGCGAACGTCACCGCCACCGCGGCCGGGTTGTCGGGGCGGGCGTCGTGCCAGTGCCATGCGATCCAGGGCTCCCACGCGCAGTCGCAGTCACGGCCCGGCACGGCCCCATCTGGTGCGGTGCAGCGTGGGGCGTGGGCGTCGAAGGTGACGTGGGCGTGGTCGAGGCTTGCCTCGTCGACGACCAGGCCGGGTATCCACCACGGCTGCGCGGTGATTCGCTGGTTGGCCTGGCCGGCATCGATGTGGCCGAGGAACAGTTCCACGCCGTCGCCGTAGGTGTCGCACACGACCTGCTCGGCGGGTTGGTCGCCGAAGAGGTCGGCCAGGGTGAGCGGTTCGGACGCCATCAGGACCCGCCGCCCATCGGCGT
This window encodes:
- a CDS encoding site-specific integrase: MAARGDHGLDWMDDLAVADPRSGQINRAELGAGLNWLFLARVLQPGYDFFSHYKAFVVFELTPKIISPDLFTQFADVANAAKVSDRDLGLARRALVKITLHTGRDLDGVTSDDFAECQAWGSRHKRIKGLHVAWDLLAGVGVFGKDTSLRDSMRTGQQSTSDLVDFYRIRSRSVRDVLVRYLEERRPGMDYNSLRGLAGSLAGTFWADIEQHHPGIDDLRLPEPVAQAWKERLHVVTTSNGSTRARRSRLEVLTVVRAFYLDIQEWAHADPSWAMWAAPSPVRRGDTGGIVKARQQVSAQMHQRIRERLPQVPILVETAERHRADQRDLLQAATKMPAGGVFEHSGRRYRVLDSAADTTSGDCGKPGQVVVEETSSGDTLDLSRAEDEAFWSWAIIETLRHTGVRIEELLEVTHLALVSYHLPDTAELVPLLQVVPSKSNEERLLLISPELASVFATIITRLRRHNGGTVPLVSRYDGHERLTGPALPHLFQRRVRRRSQVISYNTVHRLLNSTVALTGLRDAAGQPLNFTAHDFRRIFTTEAVTGGLPVHIAARLLGHHSLSTTQAYLAVFQDDLIRTYRGFLDARRAVRPPAEYREPTNEEWREFQQHFELRKLELGTCGRPYGTPCQHEHACIRCPMLRLDPKQRGRLVEIIRNLTDRIAEARMNGWHGEAQGLHTSLEAARNKLATLDRSRHGDKRGVTDLATPVIRRPDPSADSSPLSQATTDRKELT
- a CDS encoding site-specific integrase yields the protein MNAITGKRYLGDGYEPRTVRHSNAVLRGFYEYWIELGEGPLVNPVPRGRMGSRANAHHDPLKPYRAEGRLRYNPKVPRRRPRAIPDERWEDLFAGLGSDRDRAIAALAVSNGARASELLGIRGVDVEWGNQLVQVSRKGSGVMQWLPASSEAFVWLRLYLGELGSLEPNDPIWWTLRRRDRGDGLVRQPMNYEALRAVFRRLNSLLGTNYSMHDLRHTAAVRMSRDENLSMRDVQTILGHAHLSTTADVYLVEDDAQVVARVHRHLAARQERAETPPPTAGVGYDEADLAVLFGRGGPR
- a CDS encoding DUF3987 domain-containing protein gives rise to the protein MAAVAEFTQTPPDLAGCVALAALSTAAGGKCEVVVRGSWREPVNIFTVVALPPGARKSPVFTAMPEPLLRAERALGERIRPQIVEAELAAATARKGRRTCRRHRSSS